The Elusimicrobiota bacterium sequence CTCAAGCCTGTGGCTGGCCGCAGGTTTGGCCGAGTTGCCGGATATCGACGTTTTCAGCTGGGCCATTGAGGGGGCTCCCATGGCTTTGGTGCATCGCGCCGAGACGACTCATTCATTCGCAGCCGCTATTGCTCTGGCTGTTCCAGCCGGATGGTTGTTCGTTCGCCGGGAGAGTCAAAGCGCGTGGAGAGGTTTTGCCGCGGCTGTTGCGCTGCTGTGTTCTCATGTGACCGGGGATTGGCTGACCACCTATGGAACCCCGGTTTTTTGGCCGTTTGACCGAAGCAATTTTTCCTTGGATCTGGTCAGCAATTTAAATTGGCTGCCGATTATTCTGATATCCGCCGGCTTGGTTTTTTCCGCTTTCGGATCGCGCCGGGCCATTCAAGCCGCATGGTTGTCGCTCGCGCTTTTTGTGCTTTGTTCGGGTAGCCTGCGCCTGGCGGCCCGGCGGCAAGTTGAGCGGGCCCATCCCGAGTTATTGTTTTCTGTTTTTCCTCATATCCTGGCCCCTTGGGTTTTTCGGGCCGTCGGCGAGGGCTCGGATGAGTATCAAACGTTTGTGGTTTCACCTTTGCAGGGAACCATCGAGAGCGCCGGAGTTTTTCCCAAGGCGCCGCCTGTGGAGCCGGTTCAAGCATCGCTGGCAACCGCTTCAACCCGGCTCTTTCTAAAGCATAATCGTTGGCCTGTGGCGAAAATTGAAACAGCCGGCAATGGAACGCGCCGGGTGATTTGGGGCAATCTCCTTTTTTCCAGGGATGGCCGCATGATTCACGGGCGGGCCGTGGCTGAAGTTGATGCCCAAGGCCGGCTATTAAGGCATTGGCGCGACGGTAAGCTCTGGTGAGCTACGTTCAGGCCGTTGTTCTGGGCATTGTCCAGGGTTTAAGCGAGTTTTTGCCGATTTCAAGCTCCGCTCATCTGGTGTTGATTCCCTGGATGGCCAAATGGGGGGATCAGGGCCTGGCTGTTGATGTGGCGTTGCATTGGGGCACATTGGCCGCGGTTTTGGCTTATTTCTGGAAGGATTGGTTCGCCCTGGCTAAAGCCGCCCTTAAGCGGGAACATTCATCGGAACATCGTTTATTTTGGGGTATTGCCCTAGGGACTCTGCCCGCTGCTTTAGCCGGTCTTTTTTTGGATGATTTGGCGGAGACAGCGTTCCGGTCTCCGCATCGCATTGCTTGGCCTTTGATGATATTCGGCGTGCTGTTGTGGCTGGCCGACCGATGGGGCCGCAAAAACAAAACGATCAAAGCGATGGACTTGAAAGCTTGCATTTTGGTCGGCTTGGCCCAAGCCTTGGCTTTGGTGCCGGGGGTGTCGCGTTCCGGAATCACGATCACCGCGGCTTTGTTTTTGGGTTTTGAGCGCAAAACAGCGGCTCGTTTTTCATTTCTTTTGTCCGTGCCCATTGTCCTGGCCGCCGGCGTGTTGAAACTGAAGGATTTAGGTCCGGCTGCGGCTTCAGGCTCTTTTTGGGCGGGTGTTCTTGCTGCGGCGCTGTCAGGGTATGGGGCGATTCGCTTTTTGTTGGGCTATGTCCAGAAAAAGGATATGGGTGTTTTCGCTTTTTACCGGGTTCTGTTGGGGGTACTTGTGTTGTTGCTTTGGGCGGGCAACCCGCATCGTTTATCCGCCAAATTATTAAGGGAGGCGCTTCCCGCTCAAATGTCAAAATCGGAAAATATGAGTTCAGAGGCCCGGCATTTGCATGCTCATGTTTCCATGCTGGCGGGAACAATCGGCGAGAGGAACCCCTTTAATCGTCCGGCCTTGGATCAAGCCCAGCGATACATCGAGAAACAGTTCCGCTCCTTGGGTTTGAAGCCCATGGTTCAGGAGTATCGCTCGGACGGCCTGTCCATGATCGACGACGGCACTGTGTTTTACAACGTTGAGGCGCGTTTGGGCGAAGGGGCAGGCCGCCCCGTTTTGGTGATCGGCGCCCATTATGACAGCGCTCCCGGAACCCCGGGCGCGGATGATAATGCCAGCGGCACGGCCGCGCTGCTGGAATTGGCCCGCCAGCTTAAGGATAAGCCTCTGACGCGCGAGATCAGGCTGGTCGCTTTTTCCAATGAGGAGCCGCCCGCGTTTTTCACCAGGAATATGGGCAGCTTTCATTATGCTCAGGCTTTAAAAAAAGAGGGCCGTCCGGTGATCGGTATGATCAGTCTGGAAATGCTGGGTTATTACAATGACAGCCCGGGCTCGCAGATTTACCCGCCTTTTCTTTCCTTGTTTTATCCTAAGGAGGGAAATTTTATCGGGTTAGTCGGGAATTTGCCGAGCCGCCGGTTTTTGAAGGCCTGCCGCCAAGCCTGGCAGGGAGCGTCGGACTTTCCTCTGGAAACCGCGGCGTTGCCTGGTTTTATCTCGGCCACCGTTTTATCCGATCATTTTAATTTCCAACGGGCCGGTTTTCCCGGCCTGATGTTGACGGACACGGCTTTTTACCGCAATCCTCACTATCATGAAGCCACGGATACGCCCCAGCGGCTTGATTATGAGCGCATGGCCAAGCTGCTGGAGGCGCTTTCGGGGATGGCTCTGACCCTGGCCAAGTAGGTATACTTACCCTATGCCTGAAGTTTATTTAAGCCGAGCGGGTTTTGAGAAGCTCAGAAAAGACTTGGATGAGCTCAAAAAGGAGAGAACGCGCTTGTCCGAAGAAATCGGCGAAGCCGCCTCCCAGGGGGATTTGCGCGAGAATTTCGGCTATCACGCGGCCAAAGCCCGGCAAGCCGATGTCTTAAGGCGCATTGCCGAGATCGAACAAAAACTGCTTTCAGCCCGCCTCTTCGATGAATTGGATATCCCCAAAGGCGAGGTCAGAATCGGCACCAGAGTGACGTTGGAAGAAGTGCCCAGCAAGGAAACTTAC is a genomic window containing:
- a CDS encoding metal-dependent hydrolase, which translates into the protein MDPIAHCLLGALIGKSFGFQRRSSLWLAAGLAELPDIDVFSWAIEGAPMALVHRAETTHSFAAAIALAVPAGWLFVRRESQSAWRGFAAAVALLCSHVTGDWLTTYGTPVFWPFDRSNFSLDLVSNLNWLPIILISAGLVFSAFGSRRAIQAAWLSLALFVLCSGSLRLAARRQVERAHPELLFSVFPHILAPWVFRAVGEGSDEYQTFVVSPLQGTIESAGVFPKAPPVEPVQASLATASTRLFLKHNRWPVAKIETAGNGTRRVIWGNLLFSRDGRMIHGRAVAEVDAQGRLLRHWRDGKLW
- a CDS encoding M28 family peptidase; this translates as MSSEARHLHAHVSMLAGTIGERNPFNRPALDQAQRYIEKQFRSLGLKPMVQEYRSDGLSMIDDGTVFYNVEARLGEGAGRPVLVIGAHYDSAPGTPGADDNASGTAALLELARQLKDKPLTREIRLVAFSNEEPPAFFTRNMGSFHYAQALKKEGRPVIGMISLEMLGYYNDSPGSQIYPPFLSLFYPKEGNFIGLVGNLPSRRFLKACRQAWQGASDFPLETAALPGFISATVLSDHFNFQRAGFPGLMLTDTAFYRNPHYHEATDTPQRLDYERMAKLLEALSGMALTLAK
- the greA gene encoding transcription elongation factor GreA, which codes for MPEVYLSRAGFEKLRKDLDELKKERTRLSEEIGEAASQGDLRENFGYHAAKARQADVLRRIAEIEQKLLSARLFDELDIPKGEVRIGTRVTLEEVPSKETYEWALVGADEADADDGKISVHAPLSQGLLGHKAGETVKVELPRGPSTYKILKVERL